The following nucleotide sequence is from Paenibacillus andongensis.
CAGTCATAGCTGAACAAGTACTGGAACGAGTCACCTACTCACAAATCGTACTTCTGCAGAAAGCTTTATCTACACTTTCATTTGCGAATGATCGTAAATTGGCATGGCTTGCTGTTTCTCTTTCAGATTTAGAGTTAACTGGTGCCTCAAGCGATGATCTGGATGGGCTTGTCAACTATCCGCGTAATGTCGAAGGCGTAGAAGTGGGCATGCTATTTAAAGAGAAAGCAGCCGGCGTAATTAAAGTAAGTCTCCGCTCATCAGGACTTGTTGACGTTGCTGCGATTGCGCAATCACTTGGCGGAGGCGGCCATGTTCGTGCATCAGGCTGTACAATTCAAGGTACACTTGAGGAAGCAGTAGCCAAAATGGTTCAGGAAGTAGGGAACGAGTTAATATGACGTTAGAAGGCATCTTGCCTGTATGGAAACCAGCGGGCTTCACTTCTCATGATGTTGTAGCCAAAGTTAGAGGTATCCTTGGGATCAAACGCATCGGCCACACGGGGACGCTTGACCCGCAAGTAACCGGTGTTTTGCCATTATGTATAGGTAGAGCAACACGAATGGTTGAGTACATTCAGGAGTTGCCTAAAGAATATGAAGCTGAACTCCGAATCGGTCTTTCTACCGACACGGAGGATATGACAGGTACTGTGTTGGAAGAAGTTTCACAGGTGACTTTGGATGAAGAGAAGGTCCGTGAGGTTCTTCATTCTTTTGTCGGAGAAATCGAACAGATTCCACCGATGTTCTCAGCTGTCAAGATTGATGGGAAACGTCTCTATGAATTAGCCCGAGAAGGCAAAGAAGTAGAGCGGAAATCACGCAAAGTGACGATTCATAAGCTAGACATTCTTCATATGGACCTATCGCAGAAGCATCCAGAGATTCAATTTCGTGCTTCTTGCTCCAAAGGGACCTATATAAGAACTTTATGTGTGGATATTGGCAAGGCTCTTGGCTACCCGGCGGTGATGAAAAGTTTGATTCGGACATCGACGGGCAGTATTCGCCAAGAGCAGTGCTTAACATTTGAACAGATTGAACAAATGAAGGTTCAAGGATTACTGCAGGCGCATATGATTCCTATGGATCAGGCGATTTCACATATCCCATTCATTGAACTATCTGCCGGGGAAGCCGTACATGCACTACAGGGGAAGAAAATAGCTATGACAGCGAATCGAACGGCGCATGCAGATGCATCGCAAACCATTTTCAGGGCTTATTCGCCTGATGAACGTTTTCTTGGTTTGTATGAATGGAACAGCGCTAGCCAAGTCCTGATCCCAGCCAAAGTTTTCCTTTAATAATAACGTCACGGGACAGGTTGACATGGGTAGGTGAAATGAACTTATGCGCATAATACCAATATCATACCCCATTAGTATGGATGATATGGACCTAATAATAGGAGAGCAAGTAGTCGCAATTGGTGATTTCGATGGTGTACATTTGGGACATCAAGAAGTCATTGGACGAGCTCTGCGCACGGCTAAGAAACTTGGGCTGAAGGCGGCCATTATGACCTTTCACCCACATCCTAGAGCAGTAATGGGTCAAGATAAATATACAGATCTAATTACTCCTATGAGTAAGAAAATGAAGATGTTTGAATCGCTGGGTGTGAATCATACCTACATTGTTACCTTTGATGCCAATTTAATGCGGTTATCCCCGGAACATTTCGTGGATCAAGTATTGGATCGACTTGGTGTTGAAAGTGTCATCTGTGGTTTTGATTTTACGTTTGGCTTTCAAGGTAAAGGTACCCCGGATTCGCTCTGCGAGTTGAGTCATGGGAAATTTTCTGTAGAAGTGGTGAGACCCTTTCATATG
It contains:
- the truB gene encoding tRNA pseudouridine(55) synthase TruB → MTLEGILPVWKPAGFTSHDVVAKVRGILGIKRIGHTGTLDPQVTGVLPLCIGRATRMVEYIQELPKEYEAELRIGLSTDTEDMTGTVLEEVSQVTLDEEKVREVLHSFVGEIEQIPPMFSAVKIDGKRLYELAREGKEVERKSRKVTIHKLDILHMDLSQKHPEIQFRASCSKGTYIRTLCVDIGKALGYPAVMKSLIRTSTGSIRQEQCLTFEQIEQMKVQGLLQAHMIPMDQAISHIPFIELSAGEAVHALQGKKIAMTANRTAHADASQTIFRAYSPDERFLGLYEWNSASQVLIPAKVFL
- a CDS encoding bifunctional riboflavin kinase/FAD synthetase; this translates as MRIIPISYPISMDDMDLIIGEQVVAIGDFDGVHLGHQEVIGRALRTAKKLGLKAAIMTFHPHPRAVMGQDKYTDLITPMSKKMKMFESLGVNHTYIVTFDANLMRLSPEHFVDQVLDRLGVESVICGFDFTFGFQGKGTPDSLCELSHGKFSVEVVRPFHMDGEKVSSTLIRESLQQGDIDTVTRLLGRPYSISGIVVDGEKRGRTLGFPTANIQLDESYVIPTNGVYAIKASVKGETYKGVMNIGVKPTFTTGELKPSFEAHLIDFSEQIYGEHMNVELIAFLRPERKFSSLDDLVTQIKLDVETAKNKLKRFS